One genomic region from Anopheles bellator chromosome 2, idAnoBellAS_SP24_06.2, whole genome shotgun sequence encodes:
- the LOC131211921 gene encoding ectonucleoside triphosphate diphosphohydrolase 5 isoform X1, with protein MPSSNQNLRNRKLQQQDSSERTQPPAGARRKGGSGGAKSAGSNLRFSFICLVVSASLLIFLLGAYTDSFHPIIDGIAGRLGYHEKIYAVVIDAGSTGSRVLAFEFHHGYLDGRLVLDYELFQQSKPGLSAFAERPLDGAASIGKLLDAAKGVVPSEKLSQTPLVLKATAGLRLLKPEQAEALLAACRELFRTSGFQVDGQAVEIMDGTDEGIFSWFTVNFLLGKLNSRSTVAALDLGGGSTQVTFAPKDVSQTPLYAAFMHRVPTLDSYVEVFTNSYLGAGLHAIRHAVFTHRVAENETKLASECVNPIIKNKLFRYGTGQYYVSGKENPRATAENPVVDYEQCAAIVREKLLPTLKPKPVTLKQHEISAFSYFFDRAIETGLVDPMQGGETTVGEFVSKSREVCAEANTDQPFMCVDLVFISTLLEEGYGLKAKTPLKLYKKIDGHEISWALGCAYNILTSRESANKK; from the exons ATGCCTTCTTCGAACCAAAATCTGCGCAACCGGAAG ttgcagcagcaagaTTCCTCCGAGCGAACACAACCGCCGGCGGGAGCACGCCGAAAAGGTGGTTCCGGCGGAGCCAAGTCGGCCGGCAGCAACCTCCgtttttcgtttatctgccTCGTGGTCAGTGCCTCGCTGCTGATCTTCCTGCTCGGTGCCTACACAGATTCGTTCCATCCGATCATCGATGGCATTGCCGGCCGGCTTGGGTACCACGAGAAAATCTACGCCGTCGTAATTGATGCCGGCTCGACGGGGAGCCGCGTGTTGGCGTTCGAGTTCCACCATGGTTACCTCGATGGGCGGCTCGTCCTCGACTACGAGCTGTTTCAGCAATCCAAACCGGGCCTATCAGCGTTTGCCGAAAGGCCGCTCGATGGGGCCGCCAGCATCGGAAAGCTGCTTGATGCCGCCAAAGGAGTAGTGCCTTCTGAAAAACTATCTCAAACTCCGCTCGTCCTGAAGGCGACGGCCGGGTTGCGATTGCTGAAGCCCGAACAGGCGGAAGCTCTGCTTGCTGCCTGCCGGGAACTGTTCCGCACGTCCGGGTTCCAGGTGGACGGCCAGGCGGTGGAAATCATGGACGGTACGGACGAGGGTATCTTTTCATGGTTCACCGTGAACTTCCTGCTGGGCAAGCTGAACAGTCGCAGCACGGTAGCGGCACTCGATTTGGGAGGCGGCAGTACGCAGGTCACTTTTGCACCGAAGGACGTTTCGCAGACGCCACTGTACGCCGCATTTATGCACCGAGTTCCAACGCTCGACTCGTACGTTGAGGTGTTCACAAACAGCTACCTCGGCGCCGGACTGCACGCGATACGGCACGCCGTATTTACGCATCGGGTGGCCGAGAATGAGACGAAGCTGGCAAGCGAATGTGTTAATCCGATCATCAAGAACAAGCTGTTCCGCTACGGAACCGGTCAGTACTATGTGAGCGGCAAGGAGAACCCGAGGGCAACGGCCGAAAACCCGGTAGTCGATTACGAGCAGTGTGCGGCCATCGTTAGAGAGAAACTGTTGCCGACACTGAAACCCAAACCGGTCACGCTGAAGCAGCACGAAATTTCGGCCTTCAGTTACTTCTTTGATCGTGCGATCGAAACGGGGCTCGTTG ACCCCATGCAAGGTGGTGAAACGACGGTCGGCGAGTTTGTCAGCAAATCGAGAGAAGTGTGCGCCGAGGCGAACACGGATCAACCGTTTATGTGTGTCGATCTCGTCTTCATCTCTACGCTGCTTGAGGAAGGCTACGGATTGAAGGCAAAAACACCGCTCAAG CTGTACAAAAAGATCGATGGACACGAAATATCGTGGGCGCTGGGATGCGCATATAATATACTGACAAGCCGAGAAAGCGCTAACAAAAAATAG
- the LOC131211921 gene encoding ectonucleoside triphosphate diphosphohydrolase 5 isoform X2 yields the protein MGYDYELLQQQDSSERTQPPAGARRKGGSGGAKSAGSNLRFSFICLVVSASLLIFLLGAYTDSFHPIIDGIAGRLGYHEKIYAVVIDAGSTGSRVLAFEFHHGYLDGRLVLDYELFQQSKPGLSAFAERPLDGAASIGKLLDAAKGVVPSEKLSQTPLVLKATAGLRLLKPEQAEALLAACRELFRTSGFQVDGQAVEIMDGTDEGIFSWFTVNFLLGKLNSRSTVAALDLGGGSTQVTFAPKDVSQTPLYAAFMHRVPTLDSYVEVFTNSYLGAGLHAIRHAVFTHRVAENETKLASECVNPIIKNKLFRYGTGQYYVSGKENPRATAENPVVDYEQCAAIVREKLLPTLKPKPVTLKQHEISAFSYFFDRAIETGLVDPMQGGETTVGEFVSKSREVCAEANTDQPFMCVDLVFISTLLEEGYGLKAKTPLKLYKKIDGHEISWALGCAYNILTSRESANKK from the exons ATGGGTTACGATTATGAGCTG ttgcagcagcaagaTTCCTCCGAGCGAACACAACCGCCGGCGGGAGCACGCCGAAAAGGTGGTTCCGGCGGAGCCAAGTCGGCCGGCAGCAACCTCCgtttttcgtttatctgccTCGTGGTCAGTGCCTCGCTGCTGATCTTCCTGCTCGGTGCCTACACAGATTCGTTCCATCCGATCATCGATGGCATTGCCGGCCGGCTTGGGTACCACGAGAAAATCTACGCCGTCGTAATTGATGCCGGCTCGACGGGGAGCCGCGTGTTGGCGTTCGAGTTCCACCATGGTTACCTCGATGGGCGGCTCGTCCTCGACTACGAGCTGTTTCAGCAATCCAAACCGGGCCTATCAGCGTTTGCCGAAAGGCCGCTCGATGGGGCCGCCAGCATCGGAAAGCTGCTTGATGCCGCCAAAGGAGTAGTGCCTTCTGAAAAACTATCTCAAACTCCGCTCGTCCTGAAGGCGACGGCCGGGTTGCGATTGCTGAAGCCCGAACAGGCGGAAGCTCTGCTTGCTGCCTGCCGGGAACTGTTCCGCACGTCCGGGTTCCAGGTGGACGGCCAGGCGGTGGAAATCATGGACGGTACGGACGAGGGTATCTTTTCATGGTTCACCGTGAACTTCCTGCTGGGCAAGCTGAACAGTCGCAGCACGGTAGCGGCACTCGATTTGGGAGGCGGCAGTACGCAGGTCACTTTTGCACCGAAGGACGTTTCGCAGACGCCACTGTACGCCGCATTTATGCACCGAGTTCCAACGCTCGACTCGTACGTTGAGGTGTTCACAAACAGCTACCTCGGCGCCGGACTGCACGCGATACGGCACGCCGTATTTACGCATCGGGTGGCCGAGAATGAGACGAAGCTGGCAAGCGAATGTGTTAATCCGATCATCAAGAACAAGCTGTTCCGCTACGGAACCGGTCAGTACTATGTGAGCGGCAAGGAGAACCCGAGGGCAACGGCCGAAAACCCGGTAGTCGATTACGAGCAGTGTGCGGCCATCGTTAGAGAGAAACTGTTGCCGACACTGAAACCCAAACCGGTCACGCTGAAGCAGCACGAAATTTCGGCCTTCAGTTACTTCTTTGATCGTGCGATCGAAACGGGGCTCGTTG ACCCCATGCAAGGTGGTGAAACGACGGTCGGCGAGTTTGTCAGCAAATCGAGAGAAGTGTGCGCCGAGGCGAACACGGATCAACCGTTTATGTGTGTCGATCTCGTCTTCATCTCTACGCTGCTTGAGGAAGGCTACGGATTGAAGGCAAAAACACCGCTCAAG CTGTACAAAAAGATCGATGGACACGAAATATCGTGGGCGCTGGGATGCGCATATAATATACTGACAAGCCGAGAAAGCGCTAACAAAAAATAG
- the LOC131211922 gene encoding ethanolamine-phosphate cytidylyltransferase isoform X1 — protein MEKSGENGHESPEKEVRVWCDGCYDMVHFGHANSLRQAKALGHKLIVGIHNDEDITRNKGPPVFTQEERYKMVRGIKWVDEVVEDAPYVTTLETLDKYECDFCVHGDDITLTADGVDTYHLVKKALRYKEVSRTAGVSTTDLVGRMLLLTKNHFKQGEKEYEVGKDGSSQLGQDHTARSPWTGCSQFLPTTQKIIQFSDGKSPKPNDRIVYVAGAFDLFHVGHLDFLEKARSYGDYLIVGLHTDPVVNQYKGGNYPIMNLHERVLSVLACKYVNEVVIGAPYSVTADLMEHFNVGLVCHGQTHIALDVGNIDPYAIPKQMGKFMLIDSGNTITTEDIVDRIIRHRIEFEQRNQKKEKKEIEVYEALQKVKLAQKSG, from the exons ATGGAGAAAAGTGGTGAAAATGGCCATGAATCCCCCGAGAAGGAGGTTCGCGTTTGGTGCGACGGATG CTATGATATGGTACATTTCGGCCATGCGAATTCCCTGCGGCAGGCGAAGGCTCTCGGGCACAAGCTGATCGTCGGCATCCACAACGATGAGGATATTACAAGAAACAAAGGCCCACCAGTTTTCACACAAGAAGAACG ATACAAAATGGTCCGCGGGATCAAATGGGTCGATGAAGTGGTGGAAGACGCACCATACGTTACAACGCTTGAAACCCTAGACAAATATGAATGTGATTTTTGCGTGCACGGTG ACGACATCACCCTGACGGCGGATGGAGTCGACACATACCATTTGGTGAAGAAGGCATTACGTTACAA GGAAGTCTCGCGAACGGCAGGGGTCTCTACGACGGATCTGGTGGGGCGCATGCTGTTACTGACAAAAAATCACTTCAAACAAGGTGAAAAGGAATATGAAGTTGGCAAAGACG GATCATCACAGCTGGGGCAAGACCACACGGCCCGCAGTCCCTGGACCGGATGCTCACAGTTTCTGCCgacaacacaaaaaatcatACAGTTCAGCGACGGCAAGtcgccgaaaccgaacgatcgTATCGTGTACGTGGCCGGTGCGTTCGATCTGTTCCACGTCGGGCATTTGGATTTTCTGGAAAAAGCCCGCAGCTACGGTGACTATCTGATCGTCGGCCTGCACACAGATCCGGTGGTCAATCAGTACAAGGGAGGAAACTACCCAATCATGAACCTGCACGAGCGTGTCCTCAGCGTATTGGCGTGCAAGTACGTCAACGAAGTGGTCATCGGTGCGCCGTACTCGGTAACGGCTGACTTAATGGAACACTTTAACGTTGGGCTGGTGTGCCACGGTCAGACGCACATTGCGCTCGACGTCGGCAATATCGATCCGTACGCAATACCGAAGCAgatgggaaaatttatgctaatcGATTCGG GTAACACCATAACGACGGAGGACATTGTCGATCGCATCATCCGCCATCGGATAGAGTTTGAGCAGCGGAaccagaagaaagaaaaaaaagaaattgaagTGTACGAAGCGCTGCAGAAGGTTAAATTGGCACAAAAGTCCGGTTGA
- the LOC131211922 gene encoding ethanolamine-phosphate cytidylyltransferase isoform X2, giving the protein MEKSGENGHESPEKEVRVWCDGCYDMVHFGHANSLRQAKALGHKLIVGIHNDEDITRNKGPPVFTQEERYKMVRGIKWVDEVVEDAPYVTTLETLDKYECDFCVHGDDITLTADGVDTYHLVKKALRYKEVSRTAGVSTTDLVGRMLLLTKNHFKQGSSQLGQDHTARSPWTGCSQFLPTTQKIIQFSDGKSPKPNDRIVYVAGAFDLFHVGHLDFLEKARSYGDYLIVGLHTDPVVNQYKGGNYPIMNLHERVLSVLACKYVNEVVIGAPYSVTADLMEHFNVGLVCHGQTHIALDVGNIDPYAIPKQMGKFMLIDSGNTITTEDIVDRIIRHRIEFEQRNQKKEKKEIEVYEALQKVKLAQKSG; this is encoded by the exons ATGGAGAAAAGTGGTGAAAATGGCCATGAATCCCCCGAGAAGGAGGTTCGCGTTTGGTGCGACGGATG CTATGATATGGTACATTTCGGCCATGCGAATTCCCTGCGGCAGGCGAAGGCTCTCGGGCACAAGCTGATCGTCGGCATCCACAACGATGAGGATATTACAAGAAACAAAGGCCCACCAGTTTTCACACAAGAAGAACG ATACAAAATGGTCCGCGGGATCAAATGGGTCGATGAAGTGGTGGAAGACGCACCATACGTTACAACGCTTGAAACCCTAGACAAATATGAATGTGATTTTTGCGTGCACGGTG ACGACATCACCCTGACGGCGGATGGAGTCGACACATACCATTTGGTGAAGAAGGCATTACGTTACAA GGAAGTCTCGCGAACGGCAGGGGTCTCTACGACGGATCTGGTGGGGCGCATGCTGTTACTGACAAAAAATCACTTCAAACAAG GATCATCACAGCTGGGGCAAGACCACACGGCCCGCAGTCCCTGGACCGGATGCTCACAGTTTCTGCCgacaacacaaaaaatcatACAGTTCAGCGACGGCAAGtcgccgaaaccgaacgatcgTATCGTGTACGTGGCCGGTGCGTTCGATCTGTTCCACGTCGGGCATTTGGATTTTCTGGAAAAAGCCCGCAGCTACGGTGACTATCTGATCGTCGGCCTGCACACAGATCCGGTGGTCAATCAGTACAAGGGAGGAAACTACCCAATCATGAACCTGCACGAGCGTGTCCTCAGCGTATTGGCGTGCAAGTACGTCAACGAAGTGGTCATCGGTGCGCCGTACTCGGTAACGGCTGACTTAATGGAACACTTTAACGTTGGGCTGGTGTGCCACGGTCAGACGCACATTGCGCTCGACGTCGGCAATATCGATCCGTACGCAATACCGAAGCAgatgggaaaatttatgctaatcGATTCGG GTAACACCATAACGACGGAGGACATTGTCGATCGCATCATCCGCCATCGGATAGAGTTTGAGCAGCGGAaccagaagaaagaaaaaaaagaaattgaagTGTACGAAGCGCTGCAGAAGGTTAAATTGGCACAAAAGTCCGGTTGA